The Mycolicibacterium aurum genome segment GGTGCCAGGCGGCAGGAGCCGCGTCGCGCAGCTGATGATGGCGCTCGATGATGCCTTGCGTGCGCCGGGCGCGCTCAGAGCCGCGGAATGACCTCCGAGGCGAGCAGCTGGACCGTCTGATCCGAGCACCGGTCGTGGGTGAAGAGCACGATCTGGCCGAAGCCCGACGCGACCAGGCCGCGCAGTCTTTCGGCCACCACCTCCGGGGTGCCGATCAAATCGGTGTCGTGCAGTCCGAAACCTGGTCCACCGAAGCGCTTTTCGGCGAGCGACCGGACTGACGGCAACGACTGTTCGTCGGGCGCAAGCGCCATGACAGCCTCGATCGAGAGCACGATGCTCTGCGGGTCTCGGCCGACGTCGTCACAGATCGCGCGCAGTGCGGCGATCTTCTCGGTGATCTGCCCCAGGGCATAGGTGGGCACGTTCCAGACATCGGCGTACCGCGCCACCAGGGGCAGCGTGAAGTTTTCCCCGACGCCGCCGACCACGATCGGTGGCCGTGGCGACTGAACCGGCCCCGGCGTGACCGGCATGTCGGAGACGGCGAAATGCCTGCCCGCGAAGTCGATACGCCCGTCGTCGAACGCCTGGCGCAGGATCTCCAGTGTCTCAC includes the following:
- a CDS encoding LLM class flavin-dependent oxidoreductase; the encoded protein is MTRPEIGVYLPQMGFSFEDVLHRARRCEELGIDSLWLYDHLYGPGMPDYPSLEAWTLATALLSRTERLRVGHMVLCNQFRHPVTLAKMATTLDQISGGRLSLGLGSGSIEDEHRRAGLPWGTFAERSEQLGETLEILRQAFDDGRIDFAGRHFAVSDMPVTPGPVQSPRPPIVVGGVGENFTLPLVARYADVWNVPTYALGQITEKIAALRAICDDVGRDPQSIVLSIEAVMALAPDEQSLPSVRSLAEKRFGGPGFGLHDTDLIGTPEVVAERLRGLVASGFGQIVLFTHDRCSDQTVQLLASEVIPRL